The following are encoded together in the Cicer arietinum cultivar CDC Frontier isolate Library 1 chromosome 2, Cicar.CDCFrontier_v2.0, whole genome shotgun sequence genome:
- the LOC101497687 gene encoding probable peroxygenase 5 gives MNSYQVSLPLLISFFYVFYQIVIATATPPANNSSGYSVLQKHVAFFDRNHDGIIYPKETFEGFRALGFGVVASTSAAALIHAVTSQKTRPVYFSLILLLLLLLLLFLFKRYNNYIIHDFRFVASKFEEIFSKHAKQHPNALTSDELKEMLKSNREPKDFKGWLAAESEWKILFDLCKDNNGLLQKDIVYSVYDGSLFERLEKEHSKIMNNN, from the exons ATGAATTCATATCAAGTTAGTCTCCCACtacttatttcatttttctaTGTCTTCTATCAAATAGTTATTGCAACTGCAACTCCACCCGCAA ATAATTCAAGTGGATACAGTGTTTTGCAAAAACACGTTGCATTTTTTGATAGGAACCACGATGGAATCATCTATCCAAAAGAAACTTTTGAAG GATTTAGAGCGTTGGGTTTTGGAGTTGTAGCATCAACAAGCGCTGCGGCTTTAATTCATGCCGTTACTAGCCAAAAAACTCGTCCGGTATATTTCTCTCTCA tattattattattattattattattattatttctttttaaaagatataataattacatcataCATGATTTTAGGTTTGTGGcttcaaaatttgaagaaattttCAGCAAGCATGCAAAACAACATCCAAATGCTTTAACTTCTGATGAATTGAAGGAGATGCTTAAGTCAAATAGAGAGCCTAAGGATTTCAAAGGATG GCTTGCAGCTGAATCAGAATGGAAGATATTATTTGATCTATGCAAAGATAACAATGGTTTACTCCAAAAAGACATCGTATATTCTGTTTATGATGGAAGTTTGTTTGAACGTCTCGAAAAGGAACACTCAAAAATCatgaataataattaa